The proteins below are encoded in one region of Micromonospora yangpuensis:
- the def gene encoding peptide deformylase has product MTMRAIRTIGDPVLRTPAEQITTFDTELRNLVTDLMDTLLGAPGRAGVAAPQIGISAQVFVYDADGHRGHLVNPTLDLSDDTEDDDEGCLSIPGLYFPTRRARHATAHGLDQHGQPVTITGSGFLARALQHETDHLRGRLYVDTLHGDTRRRALREIRAGRYHSRPR; this is encoded by the coding sequence GCACCCCCGCCGAACAAATCACCACCTTCGACACCGAACTCCGCAACCTCGTCACCGACCTCATGGACACCCTGCTCGGCGCCCCCGGCCGCGCCGGCGTCGCCGCACCCCAGATCGGCATCAGCGCCCAGGTCTTCGTCTACGACGCCGACGGCCACCGCGGCCACCTCGTCAACCCCACCCTCGACCTCTCCGACGACACCGAAGACGACGACGAAGGCTGCCTGTCCATCCCCGGCCTGTACTTCCCGACCCGCCGCGCCCGCCACGCCACCGCCCACGGCCTCGACCAACACGGCCAACCCGTCACCATCACCGGCAGCGGCTTCCTCGCCCGCGCCCTCCAACACGAAACCGACCACCTCCGCGGCCGGCTCTACGTCGACACCCTCCACGGCGACACCCGACGCCGCGCCCTACGCGAAATCCGCGCCGGCCGCTACCACTCCCGCCCCCGCTGA